In Lepus europaeus isolate LE1 chromosome 8, mLepTim1.pri, whole genome shotgun sequence, a single genomic region encodes these proteins:
- the CCNI gene encoding cyclin-I isoform X2: MTPRHPWEAYSSAGVEEEEEEEEEEEEEKNVSPSQRDEVIQWLAKLKYQFNLYPETFALASSLLDRFLATVKAHPKYLSCIAISCFFLAAKTVEEDERIPVLKVLARDSFCGCSSSEILRMERIILDKLNWDLHTATPLDFLHIFHAIAVSTRPQLLFSLPKLSPSQHLAVLTKQLLHCMACSHLLQFKGSMLALAIVSLEMEKLIPDWLPLTLELLQKAQMESSQLIHCRELVAHHLSTLESSLPLNSVYVYRPLKHTLVTCDKGVFRLHPSSVPGPDSSTDNSKPEVPVRGTAAFYHHLPAALGCKHTSAKRKVEEMEVDDFYDGIKRLYNEDNASENVGSVCGTDLSRQEGHDSPCPPLQPVSVM, encoded by the exons ATGACCCCGCGTCACCCCTGGGAGGCCTACAGCTCTGccggggtggaggaggaggaagaggaggaagaggaggaagaggaggagaag AATGTTTCTCCATCCCAGAGAGATGAAGTAATTCAGTGGCTGGCCAAACTCAAGTACCAGTTCAATCTTTACCCAGAAACGTTTGCTCTGGCTAGCAGTCTTTTGGACAGGTTTTTAGCTACTGTAaag GCCCATCCGAAATATTTGAGTTGTATTGCCATCAGTTGTTTTTTCCTAGCTGCTAAGACTGTTGAGGAAGATGAG AGAATTCCAGTACTGAAGGTATTGGCAAGAGATAGTTTCTGTGGATGTTCCTCATCTGAAATTCTGAGAATGGAGAGAATTATTCTGGATAAGTTGAATTGGGATCTTCACACAGCCACACCATTGGATTTTCTTCACATT tttcatgccaTTGCAGTGTCAACTAGGCCACAGTTACTGTTCAGTTTGCCCAAATTGAGCCCATCTCAACATCTGGCAGTCCTCACCAAGCAACTGCTTCACTGTATGGCCTGCAGCCACCTTCTGCAGTTCAAAGGATCCATGCTTGCTCTGGCCATAGTTAGTTTGGAAATGGAGAAACTCATTCCTGATTGGCTTCCTCTTACACTTGAACTGCTTCAGAAAGCACAG ATGGAGAGCTCCCAGCTGATCCACTGTCGGGAGCTTGTGGCACATCACCTTTCTACTCTGGAGTCTTCCCTGCCTCTCAATTCCGTTTATGTCTACCGTCCCCTCAAGCACACCCTGGTGACCTGTGACAAAGGAGTGTTCAGATTACATCCCTCCTCTGTCCCGGGCCCAGATTCCTCCACGGACAACAGCAAGCCAGAAGTGCCAGTCAGAGGTACAGCAGCTTTCTACCATCATCTCCCAGCTGCCCTTGGGTGCAAGCATACCTCTGCTAAACGCAAAGTAGAGGAAATGGAAGTGGATGACTTCTACGATGGAATCAAACGGCTCTATAATGAAGATAATGCTTCAGAAAACGTGGGTTCTGTGTGTGGCACTGATTTATCAAGACAAGAGGGACACGATTCCCCTTGTCCACCTTTGCAGCCTGTTTCTGTCATGTAG
- the CCNI gene encoding cyclin-I isoform X1 → MKFPGPLENQRLSFLLEKAISREAQMWKVNVPKLPTNQNVSPSQRDEVIQWLAKLKYQFNLYPETFALASSLLDRFLATVKAHPKYLSCIAISCFFLAAKTVEEDERIPVLKVLARDSFCGCSSSEILRMERIILDKLNWDLHTATPLDFLHIFHAIAVSTRPQLLFSLPKLSPSQHLAVLTKQLLHCMACSHLLQFKGSMLALAIVSLEMEKLIPDWLPLTLELLQKAQMESSQLIHCRELVAHHLSTLESSLPLNSVYVYRPLKHTLVTCDKGVFRLHPSSVPGPDSSTDNSKPEVPVRGTAAFYHHLPAALGCKHTSAKRKVEEMEVDDFYDGIKRLYNEDNASENVGSVCGTDLSRQEGHDSPCPPLQPVSVM, encoded by the exons ATGAAGTTTCCAGGACCCTTGGAAAACCAGAGATTGTCTTTCCTATTGGAAAAGGCAATCTCTAGGGAAGCCCAGATGTGGAAGGTGAATGTGCCGAAATTACCTACAAATCAG AATGTTTCTCCATCCCAGAGAGATGAAGTAATTCAGTGGCTGGCCAAACTCAAGTACCAGTTCAATCTTTACCCAGAAACGTTTGCTCTGGCTAGCAGTCTTTTGGACAGGTTTTTAGCTACTGTAaag GCCCATCCGAAATATTTGAGTTGTATTGCCATCAGTTGTTTTTTCCTAGCTGCTAAGACTGTTGAGGAAGATGAG AGAATTCCAGTACTGAAGGTATTGGCAAGAGATAGTTTCTGTGGATGTTCCTCATCTGAAATTCTGAGAATGGAGAGAATTATTCTGGATAAGTTGAATTGGGATCTTCACACAGCCACACCATTGGATTTTCTTCACATT tttcatgccaTTGCAGTGTCAACTAGGCCACAGTTACTGTTCAGTTTGCCCAAATTGAGCCCATCTCAACATCTGGCAGTCCTCACCAAGCAACTGCTTCACTGTATGGCCTGCAGCCACCTTCTGCAGTTCAAAGGATCCATGCTTGCTCTGGCCATAGTTAGTTTGGAAATGGAGAAACTCATTCCTGATTGGCTTCCTCTTACACTTGAACTGCTTCAGAAAGCACAG ATGGAGAGCTCCCAGCTGATCCACTGTCGGGAGCTTGTGGCACATCACCTTTCTACTCTGGAGTCTTCCCTGCCTCTCAATTCCGTTTATGTCTACCGTCCCCTCAAGCACACCCTGGTGACCTGTGACAAAGGAGTGTTCAGATTACATCCCTCCTCTGTCCCGGGCCCAGATTCCTCCACGGACAACAGCAAGCCAGAAGTGCCAGTCAGAGGTACAGCAGCTTTCTACCATCATCTCCCAGCTGCCCTTGGGTGCAAGCATACCTCTGCTAAACGCAAAGTAGAGGAAATGGAAGTGGATGACTTCTACGATGGAATCAAACGGCTCTATAATGAAGATAATGCTTCAGAAAACGTGGGTTCTGTGTGTGGCACTGATTTATCAAGACAAGAGGGACACGATTCCCCTTGTCCACCTTTGCAGCCTGTTTCTGTCATGTAG